From a single Sphingobium lignivorans genomic region:
- a CDS encoding tetratricopeptide repeat protein: MKLMSSHRRGFRHFLLAGACLSLGWGASASAQQQPTVERRVDRLEQEMRAVQRKVFPGGQVVVPDVAPPTPTPGVSAGSPAASPVADLTARVSAIEAQLARLTGQVEESGYRLRQLEEAFAKFSAPPPLPAVAPPAGEGLATPPAQAGGKAPASQPRPAPGDTPLLARTEKVAAIEKPSTGNAALDSYTYGFRLWEAKFYPEAQAQLQETVDKYGKDPVASRAQNLLGRAYLDDGKPSTAAKILYENYRVRPKGDRAAESLAWVGEALIKLNRLKDACLAYDELAEVFADNMPATARDMMTKGRTRAKCGA; the protein is encoded by the coding sequence ATGAAATTGATGTCATCTCATCGTCGGGGTTTCCGGCATTTCCTTCTCGCCGGCGCTTGCCTTTCACTCGGTTGGGGCGCGAGCGCGTCCGCGCAGCAGCAGCCGACCGTTGAACGCCGGGTCGACAGGCTCGAGCAGGAGATGCGCGCCGTGCAGCGCAAGGTGTTCCCCGGCGGGCAGGTCGTCGTCCCGGACGTGGCGCCGCCCACGCCGACGCCCGGCGTCTCCGCCGGCTCGCCGGCCGCATCCCCGGTTGCCGATCTGACCGCGCGCGTTTCCGCGATCGAGGCGCAGCTCGCGCGTCTGACCGGCCAGGTCGAGGAATCGGGCTATCGCCTGCGGCAGCTGGAAGAGGCCTTCGCCAAGTTCAGTGCGCCGCCGCCTTTGCCGGCGGTCGCCCCGCCCGCCGGGGAGGGCCTTGCGACCCCGCCGGCCCAGGCCGGTGGCAAGGCGCCCGCGAGCCAGCCGCGGCCAGCCCCCGGGGATACGCCCTTGCTCGCGCGCACCGAGAAGGTGGCGGCGATCGAGAAGCCGAGCACGGGCAATGCCGCGCTCGACAGCTACACTTATGGCTTCCGCCTCTGGGAAGCCAAATTCTATCCCGAGGCGCAGGCACAGCTTCAGGAGACCGTCGACAAATATGGCAAGGACCCGGTCGCCAGCCGCGCCCAGAACCTGCTCGGCCGCGCCTATCTGGATGATGGCAAGCCCTCCACCGCCGCGAAGATCCTCTACGAGAATTACCGGGTCCGGCCGAAGGGTGACCGGGCAGCGGAAAGCCTTGCCTGGGTCGGCGAAGCGCTCATCAAGCTCAACCGGCTGAAGGACGCGTGCCTCGCTTATGACGAGCTGGCCGAAGTCTTCGCCGACAACATGCCGGCCACGGCGCGTGACATGATGACCAAGGGCCGGACGCGCGCAAAGTGCGGTGCCTGA
- a CDS encoding helix-turn-helix domain-containing protein, which translates to MAPEPSKAEEQDVVADNNASAPEQMRRAREAAGLTLEEVAARTRVPMRHLAALEAGDYNALPGTTYCAGFSRAFARAVGLDEAALVAKVRAEIDEMGGLGQDPYEIEEPVDPSSVPPRYLAWLAAVLVLLFAGGYAIWRMQLNTPPTDEQLAAEERTETRIADPAVAPPRAAVGVAPRGPVVLTAVNEVWLRVYEPDGQRLFEGMLAKDERYTVPDNARNPMILTGRPDALAVTVSGRAVPPLGTAERTISDVPISAAALLARQAGQDNEDAAPAPPAPGSPLNAGAGPAPRTGGD; encoded by the coding sequence ATGGCTCCTGAGCCCAGCAAGGCTGAAGAACAAGACGTGGTCGCGGACAACAACGCCAGTGCGCCGGAGCAGATGCGCCGGGCGCGGGAAGCTGCGGGTCTGACTCTCGAAGAGGTCGCCGCGCGCACCCGCGTGCCGATGCGCCATCTCGCCGCGCTTGAGGCCGGTGATTATAATGCTTTGCCGGGCACGACCTATTGCGCCGGCTTCTCCCGGGCCTTCGCGCGCGCCGTCGGACTGGACGAAGCGGCGCTGGTAGCGAAGGTGCGCGCCGAGATCGACGAGATGGGCGGGCTCGGTCAGGATCCCTACGAGATCGAGGAGCCGGTCGATCCCAGCAGCGTCCCCCCGCGCTATCTGGCTTGGTTGGCTGCGGTGCTCGTGCTGCTGTTCGCCGGCGGCTACGCCATCTGGCGCATGCAGCTCAATACGCCGCCCACGGACGAGCAACTCGCCGCGGAGGAACGCACCGAAACCCGGATTGCCGATCCGGCGGTCGCGCCGCCGCGCGCCGCTGTCGGCGTTGCCCCGCGCGGGCCGGTGGTCCTCACGGCGGTCAACGAGGTGTGGCTGCGCGTCTACGAGCCGGACGGCCAGCGCCTGTTTGAGGGCATGCTGGCCAAGGACGAGCGCTACACGGTGCCGGACAATGCCCGCAATCCCATGATTCTGACCGGCCGGCCGGATGCCCTTGCGGTCACCGTGAGCGGCCGGGCCGTGCCGCCGCTGGGTACGGCGGAAAGGACCATCTCGGATGTTCCGATCAGCGCCGCTGCCCTGCTTGCTCGTCAGGCCGGGCAGGATAATGAGGATGCCGCCCCCGCGCCTCCCGCTCCTGGGTCTCCCCTCAATGCCGGCGCAGGCCCGGCGCCCCGCACCGGAGGCGACTGA
- the ptsP gene encoding phosphoenolpyruvate--protein phosphotransferase yields MDVMAARTTAQAKLNKIVEIIGEELSSEVCSVYLLREGMLELFATRGLKQEAVHVTRLGLGEGLVGTIAHNVETLNLEEAAAHPDFAYRPETGEELFHSFAGVPIVRRERAIGALCVQHVDPRPYEEVEIEALQTVAMVLAELITNAGLVDENPGENRPLETGATVLSGLQLVMGMARGHAVFHQPRITIEHTVAEDIEVERQRVYSAFTKMREQIDRMAGQAEFGVEGETREVLETYKMFAYDEGWSRRINEAIDAGLTAEAAIERVQQRTRMRMRQIDDPLLQDRMHDLEDLSNRLLRIVSGQLGTAAQMGLRQDTILIARNLGPAELLEYDRRRLKGLILEEGSLTAHVTIVARAMGVPVLGRVKNTRALINDGDLLLLDVNQNRLYIRPTVPMDEAFEAGLSLTQKRRAEYAALRDKPAVTKDGVTVELMVNAGLRDDVAALDVTGADGIGLFRTEFQFLVSATLPQRERQQRLYRDVLDAAGNRPVIFRTVDIGGDKALPYLRAGDNEHEENPAMGWRAVRLALERDALMKAQARALLEAAAGRTLHVMFPMISEPWELAQAKALFREQKIWLEKRERKLPKAVYYGAMLEVPALAETLDFLLPELDFLSIGTNDLTQFLFAADRANPKLAERYDWMSVAILRFIARIVRTCAQYDVPVGVCGEMGGRTLEAMALLGLGIRRLSITPASVGPVKAMVRSLDLALLTEQCAELLSGGVPNLREPLAQWADEQGVELS; encoded by the coding sequence ATGGACGTGATGGCCGCGCGCACCACCGCGCAGGCCAAGCTGAACAAGATCGTGGAGATCATCGGCGAGGAGCTGTCGAGCGAAGTCTGCTCGGTCTATCTGCTGCGCGAGGGCATGCTGGAGCTGTTCGCGACGCGCGGCCTCAAGCAGGAAGCCGTGCACGTCACGCGGCTCGGGCTGGGCGAGGGGCTCGTGGGCACCATTGCCCATAATGTCGAGACGCTGAACCTCGAGGAAGCGGCCGCTCATCCGGACTTCGCCTACCGCCCCGAGACCGGGGAAGAGCTCTTCCACAGCTTCGCGGGCGTGCCGATCGTCCGGCGCGAGCGCGCCATCGGTGCGTTGTGCGTCCAGCATGTCGATCCGCGTCCTTATGAGGAAGTGGAGATCGAGGCGCTGCAGACGGTCGCGATGGTGCTTGCCGAGCTCATCACCAATGCCGGGCTGGTCGACGAGAATCCGGGCGAGAACCGCCCGCTGGAGACGGGCGCCACGGTCCTCTCCGGGCTCCAGCTCGTCATGGGCATGGCGCGCGGCCATGCCGTCTTCCACCAGCCGCGCATCACCATCGAGCATACCGTCGCGGAGGACATCGAGGTCGAGCGCCAGCGCGTCTATTCCGCCTTCACCAAGATGCGCGAGCAGATCGATCGCATGGCGGGGCAGGCCGAGTTCGGCGTGGAGGGCGAGACGCGCGAAGTGCTCGAGACCTACAAGATGTTCGCTTATGACGAGGGCTGGTCGCGCCGGATCAACGAGGCGATCGACGCGGGCCTGACGGCGGAAGCGGCCATCGAGCGCGTGCAGCAGCGCACCCGGATGCGCATGCGCCAGATCGACGATCCGCTGCTGCAGGACCGGATGCACGATCTGGAGGACCTCTCCAACCGGTTGCTGCGCATCGTCTCCGGCCAGCTCGGCACCGCCGCGCAGATGGGGCTGCGGCAGGACACGATCCTCATCGCCCGCAATCTCGGCCCCGCCGAGCTGCTCGAATATGACCGGCGGCGGCTCAAGGGGCTCATCCTGGAGGAAGGCTCGCTCACCGCGCATGTCACCATCGTCGCGCGCGCCATGGGCGTGCCGGTGCTCGGGCGCGTGAAGAATACCCGCGCGCTCATCAATGATGGCGACCTGCTGCTGCTCGACGTCAACCAGAACCGGCTCTACATCCGCCCCACCGTGCCGATGGACGAAGCGTTCGAGGCGGGGCTCTCGCTCACCCAGAAGCGCCGTGCCGAATATGCAGCGCTGCGCGACAAGCCGGCGGTCACGAAGGATGGCGTGACCGTGGAGCTCATGGTCAATGCCGGCCTGCGCGACGATGTCGCCGCGCTGGATGTGACCGGGGCGGACGGCATCGGCCTGTTCCGCACCGAATTCCAGTTCCTCGTCTCCGCCACCCTCCCGCAGCGCGAGCGCCAGCAGCGCCTGTATCGCGACGTGCTGGACGCCGCCGGCAACCGGCCGGTCATCTTCCGCACCGTCGACATCGGGGGTGACAAGGCGCTGCCTTATCTGCGCGCGGGCGACAATGAGCATGAGGAAAACCCCGCCATGGGCTGGCGCGCGGTGCGGCTGGCGCTGGAACGCGACGCGCTGATGAAGGCGCAGGCCCGCGCGTTGCTGGAGGCCGCGGCGGGCCGCACGCTCCATGTCATGTTCCCCATGATTTCCGAGCCCTGGGAGCTGGCGCAGGCCAAGGCCCTGTTCCGCGAGCAGAAGATCTGGCTGGAGAAGCGCGAGCGCAAGCTGCCCAAGGCGGTGTATTACGGGGCGATGCTGGAAGTGCCGGCGCTGGCCGAGACGCTCGACTTCCTCCTGCCGGAGCTCGATTTCCTCTCGATCGGCACCAATGACCTCACCCAATTTCTGTTCGCGGCGGACCGGGCCAATCCGAAGCTCGCCGAGCGCTATGACTGGATGAGCGTGGCGATCCTGCGGTTCATCGCGCGCATCGTGCGTACCTGCGCCCAATATGATGTGCCGGTCGGCGTCTGCGGAGAAATGGGCGGGCGCACGCTGGAGGCGATGGCGCTGCTGGGGCTCGGCATCCGGCGGCTTTCCATCACGCCGGCCTCGGTCGGTCCGGTGAAGGCCATGGTCCGCTCGCTCGATCTGGCGCTGCTTACCGAGCAATGCGCCGAATTGCTGAGCGGTGGCGTACCCAATCTGCGTGAGCCGCTTGCCCAGTGGGCCGACGAGCAGGGCGTGGAGCTGAGCTGA
- a CDS encoding MFS transporter: protein MTGAATAAGPEPRYESDFSFRKIKLATIITLANMFATSLLPFGAITLVNVPMTQEFGWSQTEYSWAMTALMWCGAVTLPFYGKFMDKVGVRLPIFFGTIGVGLATIALGFIDGALWQFYLCFALLGIFGSTAIGYTKIVSALFTQHRGKAMALLGVESTLAGAGIPPLLNWLITDFGWREMFIICGCIVLLLLPVIYFTVDEPGEIGSDRKLIRPKAEVKEDRSAKLEGLTDKQILRDRVFWLIVIATIIGTAPRTGMMPFLVPMLNEKGFSQGDAVTYMSITTLIAPLGTLVGGWAVDRFNTSRVAIPFKFISFVGLFFFAMVTASFGGWYLLAMAVGLGGFAFGTARPIGTYLHVRFFGLKAFGFYHGFENMFLAFSMGCAPPLVAWLHDSSGSYMSGYVIMLVCLALGTILYWILGPYRYASNIGAVPLPDEAESRKEGAPASAPGLAAPAAG from the coding sequence ATGACAGGGGCGGCGACCGCGGCAGGCCCCGAGCCGCGCTACGAGTCGGATTTTTCGTTCCGGAAAATCAAGCTCGCCACCATCATCACCCTTGCCAACATGTTCGCGACCAGCCTGCTTCCCTTCGGGGCGATCACGCTGGTCAACGTGCCGATGACGCAGGAGTTCGGCTGGTCCCAGACGGAATATAGCTGGGCGATGACGGCGCTGATGTGGTGCGGTGCGGTGACTTTGCCCTTCTACGGCAAGTTCATGGACAAGGTCGGCGTGCGCCTGCCGATCTTCTTCGGCACCATCGGCGTCGGTCTGGCGACGATCGCGCTGGGCTTCATCGATGGCGCGCTCTGGCAATTCTATCTCTGCTTCGCCTTGCTCGGCATCTTCGGCAGCACGGCGATCGGCTATACCAAGATCGTCAGCGCGCTCTTCACTCAGCATCGCGGCAAGGCGATGGCGCTGCTGGGCGTCGAATCGACGCTCGCCGGCGCGGGCATCCCCCCGCTGCTCAACTGGCTCATCACGGATTTCGGCTGGCGGGAGATGTTCATCATCTGCGGCTGCATCGTGCTGCTGCTGCTGCCGGTGATCTACTTCACCGTCGACGAACCGGGCGAGATCGGCAGCGATCGCAAGCTGATCAGGCCCAAGGCCGAGGTGAAGGAGGATCGGTCGGCGAAGCTGGAGGGCCTCACCGACAAGCAGATCCTGCGCGACCGGGTATTCTGGCTGATCGTCATCGCCACCATCATCGGCACGGCGCCGCGCACCGGCATGATGCCTTTCCTGGTACCCATGCTCAACGAGAAGGGGTTCAGCCAGGGCGATGCCGTCACTTATATGAGCATCACCACGCTCATCGCGCCGCTCGGCACGCTGGTCGGCGGCTGGGCAGTGGACCGGTTCAACACCAGCCGGGTCGCCATTCCCTTCAAGTTCATTTCCTTCGTGGGGCTGTTCTTCTTCGCGATGGTCACCGCGAGCTTCGGCGGCTGGTATCTTCTCGCGATGGCGGTGGGGCTGGGCGGCTTCGCCTTCGGCACGGCGCGGCCGATCGGCACGTATCTGCATGTCCGCTTCTTCGGCCTCAAGGCGTTCGGCTTCTATCACGGCTTCGAGAACATGTTCCTCGCCTTCTCGATGGGCTGCGCGCCGCCGCTCGTGGCATGGCTGCATGATTCGAGCGGGTCCTACATGAGCGGCTATGTCATCATGCTGGTCTGCCTCGCGCTCGGCACGATCCTCTACTGGATCCTCGGCCCCTATCGCTACGCCTCGAACATCGGCGCAGTACCGCTTCCGGACGAGGCGGAATCGCGCAAGGAGGGGGCGCCGGCAAGCGCGCCAGGGCTGGCGGCACCGGCGGCGGGCTGA
- the ahcY gene encoding adenosylhomocysteinase — protein MATIAQDYIVKDLSLAGFGRKEIEIAETEMPGLMALREEFGASKPLKGARITGSLHMTIQTAVLIETLAELGATIRWASCNIFSTQDHAAAAIAAAGIPVFAVKGETLEEYWDYVVRIFDWGDETCNMILDDGGDATMFALWGARVEAGEELFTPSNEEETIFVATLKKFLAERPGYLTKTVQAIKGVSEETTTGVHRLYELAKKGKLPFPAINVNDSVTKSKFDNLYGCKESLVDAIRRATDVMLAGKVAVVAGFGDVGKGSAASLRNGGARVLVTEIDPICALQAAMEGYEVVTMEEAASRADIFVTATGNEDIITIDHMRAMKNMAIVCNIGHFDSEIQVAALSNMKWTEIKPQVDEIEFPDGKKIILLAQGRLVNLGCATGHPSFVMSSSFTNQVLAQIELWTKGGEYKNEVYVLPKHLDEKVAALHLEKLGVKLTTLTPKQAAYIGVPQQGPFKPDHYRY, from the coding sequence GTGGCCACCATCGCCCAGGACTATATCGTCAAGGACCTTTCGCTGGCCGGTTTCGGCCGCAAGGAAATCGAGATCGCCGAGACGGAAATGCCCGGCCTGATGGCACTGCGCGAGGAATTCGGCGCGAGCAAGCCGCTCAAGGGCGCCCGCATCACCGGCTCGCTGCACATGACCATCCAGACCGCCGTGCTCATCGAGACGCTGGCCGAGCTGGGCGCGACCATCCGCTGGGCCTCGTGCAACATCTTCTCGACGCAGGACCATGCCGCCGCTGCCATCGCGGCCGCCGGCATCCCGGTGTTCGCCGTCAAGGGCGAGACGCTGGAGGAATATTGGGACTATGTCGTGCGCATCTTCGACTGGGGTGACGAGACCTGCAACATGATCCTCGACGATGGCGGCGACGCCACCATGTTCGCCCTGTGGGGCGCGCGGGTCGAGGCCGGTGAAGAGCTGTTCACGCCGTCGAACGAGGAAGAGACCATCTTCGTCGCGACGCTGAAGAAGTTCCTTGCCGAGCGCCCGGGCTATCTCACGAAGACGGTGCAGGCGATCAAGGGCGTCTCGGAAGAGACCACGACCGGCGTCCACCGCCTTTACGAGCTGGCCAAGAAGGGCAAGCTTCCCTTCCCGGCGATCAACGTCAATGACAGCGTCACCAAGAGCAAGTTCGACAATCTCTATGGCTGCAAGGAGTCGCTGGTCGACGCCATCCGTCGCGCGACCGACGTGATGCTGGCCGGCAAGGTGGCCGTGGTCGCGGGCTTCGGCGACGTCGGCAAGGGCTCGGCGGCGTCGCTGCGCAATGGCGGCGCGCGCGTGCTGGTGACCGAGATCGATCCGATCTGCGCGCTGCAGGCGGCTATGGAAGGCTATGAAGTCGTCACCATGGAGGAAGCCGCGAGCCGCGCGGACATCTTCGTGACCGCGACCGGCAACGAGGACATCATCACCATCGACCATATGCGCGCGATGAAGAACATGGCGATCGTGTGCAATATCGGCCATTTCGACAGCGAGATCCAGGTCGCCGCCCTCTCGAACATGAAGTGGACGGAGATCAAGCCGCAGGTCGACGAGATCGAGTTCCCCGACGGCAAGAAGATCATCCTGCTCGCGCAGGGCCGCCTCGTGAACCTGGGCTGCGCCACCGGCCATCCGAGCTTCGTCATGTCGTCCAGCTTCACCAATCAGGTGCTGGCGCAGATCGAGCTGTGGACCAAGGGCGGCGAGTACAAGAACGAGGTCTATGTGCTGCCCAAGCATCTCGACGAGAAGGTGGCGGCGCTGCATCTTGAGAAGCTCGGCGTGAAGCTCACGACCCTCACGCCCAAGCAGGCGGCTTATATCGGCGTGCCCCAGCAGGGCCCGTTCAAGCCGGATCATTACCGCTACTGA
- a CDS encoding YqgE/AlgH family protein — translation MMQPTAPLSLAGQLLLAMPDMPDPRFARSVVLVCVHDEGGALGIALDEPMAGVGLHTLLSSFDIAVDGVADETVLAGGPVEPRRGFVLHSRDWMARDSHAVAGDVALTGSLEILQAIAQGRGPEAYLVALGYAGWESGQLERELASPGWYVSQADPRRLFAMPPEQRWAGAFALEGIDPAMLASSSGHA, via the coding sequence ATGATGCAGCCCACTGCTCCCTTATCCCTCGCCGGGCAATTGCTGCTGGCCATGCCCGACATGCCCGATCCGCGTTTCGCGCGCTCGGTGGTGCTGGTCTGCGTGCATGACGAGGGCGGCGCGCTCGGCATCGCGCTGGACGAGCCGATGGCCGGCGTCGGCCTGCATACGCTGCTGTCCTCCTTCGATATCGCGGTGGATGGCGTGGCCGACGAGACGGTACTTGCCGGCGGGCCGGTCGAGCCGAGGCGCGGCTTCGTCCTGCACAGCCGCGACTGGATGGCCCGGGACAGTCACGCCGTCGCCGGGGATGTCGCGCTCACCGGATCGCTGGAGATTCTCCAGGCCATCGCGCAAGGGCGCGGGCCGGAGGCCTATCTGGTCGCGCTCGGCTATGCCGGCTGGGAGAGCGGGCAGCTCGAGCGCGAGCTGGCTTCACCCGGCTGGTATGTGAGCCAGGCCGATCCGCGCCGGCTCTTCGCGATGCCGCCCGAGCAGCGCTGGGCCGGCGCCTTCGCGCTGGAAGGGATCGATCCCGCGATGCTGGCGAGCAGCAGCGGCCACGCCTGA
- a CDS encoding peroxiredoxin has translation MTISVGDKLPATTFVTMTDNGPQPIESGEYFAGRRVALFSVPGAFTPTCSAKHLPGFVAKAADLKAKGIDEIACTAVNDPFVMGAWGKASGVDGAVTMLADGNGAFVKALGLEMDGSKFGLGTRGQRFSMVVNDGTVEQLHVEAPGEFRISSADYMLEQL, from the coding sequence ATGACTATCAGCGTCGGCGACAAGCTGCCCGCCACCACGTTCGTCACCATGACCGACAACGGCCCGCAACCCATCGAGAGCGGCGAATATTTCGCCGGGCGCCGCGTCGCGCTGTTCTCCGTGCCCGGCGCCTTCACGCCCACCTGCTCGGCCAAGCACCTGCCCGGCTTCGTCGCGAAGGCCGCGGACCTCAAGGCCAAGGGCATCGACGAGATCGCCTGCACCGCCGTCAACGATCCCTTCGTGATGGGCGCCTGGGGCAAGGCCAGCGGCGTCGATGGCGCCGTCACCATGCTGGCGGACGGTAACGGCGCGTTCGTCAAGGCGCTGGGGCTGGAGATGGACGGCAGCAAGTTCGGCCTCGGCACGCGCGGCCAGCGCTTCTCGATGGTGGTGAACGACGGCACGGTCGAGCAGCTTCATGTCGAGGCGCCGGGCGAATTCCGCATTTCCAGCGCGGACTATATGCTCGAACAGCTTTGA
- a CDS encoding AMP nucleosidase, which translates to MTQSSSTAIVNRLIAEYEAAAGNLRDALFAFSRDGTLPSPDHVAERAFCYPSLTIDYRRASDSLPSRRSFARLSKPGRYVTTVTRPALFAAYLIEQLDLLMADYDVEVSVGRSDQPIPFPYVLETLPAGALAAIPPSELARHFPATELSEIGDEIADGLFLPAPTGERPLALFDGLRTDFSLARLRHYTGTPAEDVQRYILFTNYHRYVDEFVRWGCAELRRPGTRFTALSGAGGVRVTSETADPESTIADSAWRRHQMPAYHMIAPDGTGITLVNIGVGPSNAKTICDHLAVMRPEAWLMIGHCGGLRPSQRIGDYVLAHAYLRDDHVLDEVLPPEIPLPAIAEVQVAMAEACDHILGDSGDMKRRLRTGTIVTTDDRNWELRYSHSALRFSLSRAVGVDMESATIAAQGYRFRVPYGTLLCVSDKPIHGELKLPGQANRFYEEAIAGHLAIGLETCERLRAQGERLHSRKLRAFNEPPFR; encoded by the coding sequence ATGACACAATCATCTAGCACAGCGATCGTAAACCGACTCATAGCGGAATATGAGGCGGCGGCGGGCAATCTGCGCGACGCCCTCTTCGCCTTCTCCCGGGACGGGACATTGCCCTCGCCCGATCATGTCGCCGAGCGCGCCTTCTGCTATCCCTCGCTGACGATCGATTATCGCCGGGCCAGCGACAGCCTGCCGAGCCGCCGCTCCTTCGCGCGCCTCTCCAAACCGGGCCGCTATGTGACGACGGTGACACGGCCCGCGCTCTTCGCCGCCTATCTCATCGAGCAGCTCGACCTGCTGATGGCCGATTATGACGTGGAAGTGAGCGTCGGGCGCAGCGACCAGCCCATTCCCTTCCCTTATGTGCTGGAGACGCTGCCGGCCGGCGCGCTCGCGGCCATTCCGCCAAGCGAACTGGCGCGGCATTTCCCGGCGACGGAGCTCTCCGAGATCGGCGACGAGATCGCGGACGGGTTGTTCCTCCCCGCCCCCACCGGCGAGCGACCGCTGGCTCTCTTCGACGGGCTGCGCACGGATTTCTCCCTCGCGCGGCTGCGGCACTATACCGGCACACCGGCCGAGGACGTGCAGCGCTACATCCTCTTCACCAATTATCACCGCTATGTGGACGAGTTCGTCCGCTGGGGCTGCGCGGAGTTGCGCCGGCCGGGCACGCGCTTCACGGCTCTCTCGGGCGCGGGCGGCGTGCGCGTCACATCCGAGACGGCCGACCCGGAAAGCACCATCGCGGACAGCGCATGGCGCCGTCACCAGATGCCCGCCTATCACATGATCGCGCCGGACGGCACGGGCATCACCCTCGTCAACATCGGCGTGGGGCCCTCCAACGCGAAGACGATCTGCGACCATCTCGCCGTGATGCGGCCCGAAGCCTGGCTGATGATCGGCCATTGCGGCGGCCTGCGCCCCAGCCAGCGCATCGGCGACTATGTGCTCGCCCATGCCTATCTGCGCGACGACCATGTGCTCGACGAAGTGCTGCCACCGGAAATCCCCCTGCCCGCCATCGCGGAAGTGCAGGTCGCCATGGCCGAGGCCTGCGACCATATCCTGGGCGACAGCGGAGACATGAAGCGGCGCCTGCGCACCGGCACCATCGTGACCACGGACGACCGCAACTGGGAACTGCGCTATTCCCACTCCGCGCTGCGCTTCTCGCTCTCGCGCGCCGTGGGCGTGGACATGGAAAGCGCCACAATCGCCGCGCAGGGCTATCGCTTCCGCGTGCCCTACGGGACATTGCTCTGCGTCTCGGACAAGCCGATCCACGGCGAGCTGAAGCTCCCCGGCCAGGCCAACCGCTTCTACGAGGAAGCCATTGCCGGCCACCTCGCCATCGGCCTCGAAACCTGCGAACGCCTCCGCGCCCAGGGCGAGCGCCTCCACAGCCGCAAGCTGCGCGCCTTCAACGAACCGCCGTTCCGGTGA